The genomic region AAACGGCAGCGTCTCCCGTTGTCATAGAGCTGCACGCGGACAGGGGTTCGATGAAGGCTAATGGCCGCGATGTTACGCATGTAGTGGCCCAGTTGCGGGATGAGATGGGACGGGCAGTGCGACACGAGAATCGCGAGATTGTGTTCTCCGTGGACGGAGACGCCCGCATCCTCGGGGTTGACAACGGAGCGATCACGAACGTCCAGGATTTCCAGTCGAACCGCATCACCACCGCGAATGGCAGATGTCTGCTCCTGCTTCAATCAAACTTCAGCCCATCAGAGGTCTCCATTTCGGCTTCTGGGGAGAGACTTCAGGGGGATCACATTAGCGTCGAGATCCAGTGAAATCCGGATACATGCAAATCGTTTCACTCAAGCTCTTGAGCCTACGTCGCAAGTCCGGCGATTCGCTCGCGCGTTGTTCTGCCCGTCTGGGTCTTGATCTCACGTGCAGGCTTGGCGCGGCGTTCGCGGCGTTCGCGGTGGCATGGGTCGCCATGCCTTTCGGGATGGCGGTTGACGTGACCTTGGACTTTGGGGTTCGGCGGGACGTCGGGACCTCGTCCGAATTCGACCGGTCGAAATTCATGGTGCTGCACGCCAACATAGCGGAGCAGGGGCTCAGGGGGGAAAAGGAGAAGGTCGAATACCTTCTCAACGAGCTGGACCTCTATCTTGGCCGCGACAATGGCTCGATCGTCTGGTACTACAACCAGTCGCGACAAGATCCCGATCGAGCGGGATTCGTCGATCCCGGGTTCATGATGGAGGAGGGCGAGCGCGTTCGGCGAGAAGTCTACGGGAAGGAACTGGAATACTGGCATCAGTTTGAAAGCCGCGCCGATGTCATGATCGGTGCCCAGTACACGCCATTCTGGCCCGGCAGCTTTACGCAACCCGCCACGGGCGAGGGCTGGGGTCCGACAACCGCGGAGAGCACGGGTGAATACATGGGGCGGTTCATTTCGGAATTCTATCGAGAGCCGGGGGAACCGACTAGCGAGGGCCAGCCTCCTCCCCGGCTGGTCGAAGTGATGAACGAGCCACTCTACCACTTCGTCGACGAAGGTGAAGAAACGCCGCTTGAAGTCTTCGAGTTTCATAACACGGTCGCGGCAGAGATTCGTAAATTCGCTCCTGAGGCGCTGATCGGCGGATACACCGTGGCGTTTCCGTACTACGATATCGAAGGCTTTCAGCGTTGGCGCGACCGTGACAAGCTCTTCGTAGACGTAGCGGGAGCGAATATGGATTTTTTTTCGCTACATTTCTACGATTTCGACCAACATTGGGTCCAAGGGCAGGGGTATGTAGGGCCATGGAACTTCAAAGGCGGACGGGTTGAAGCCACCTTGGACATGCTCGAGCAATATTCTTGGCTAGCGCTTGGCGAGGTAAAGCCCATGGTCATTTCCGAGTATGGCAGCCGTGATCACGAGCTTGAGCAGCAGGAATGGTCGCGAGAGCGAGACTGGATATTCCTGAAATCGTTCACGCCGCTGATGATGGCCTTCATGGACCGCAGCGATCGGGTGCTGAAGGCGATCCCATTCATGCTGATGAAGGCGGAGTGGTCGGAAACGGTTTACGATTGGAGGCTGATGCGAAAAGCCAATGAGTTGGAGGGGCAATCTGGAGAGCACTATGTCTTTACGGATCTCGTGAAGTTCTTTGAGCTATGGTCGGAGGTCAAAGGGCAGCGGGCACTGGTCAAAGACAGCGATCCGGATGTGAAGTCCGATCTGTACATTGACGGCTACAAGGCGTTCTTGATTCTTTCCAATCTCGCTCCAGAGCCCAAGACGGTAGATCTTCAGTTGAAGGGTTTGGGCTCCTCGAACCTGGTGAAGGTTCGACTGAAGCATTTGCACGCGGTTGAAGGAATCGCGACGCTCGTTGACGAGGAGCATGACGTCGCATTCAGCGCGTTCGAACTTGGTAGCGAGGCCTCTGCGATCATTGAGTACACGCTTTCTGAACCGGTCGAGCCACGGGTGACAGTGCAGGAGAGGCTGTATTATGCTAATGACTACTTGCGTGAGATTGAGGCAAATGCGCCGATCCGTTTTCAATATCACGGAGTCGAGCTTTCGGACCACGGCTATGCGACGATTCGAATTGGGATCGGTCGGGAACACGGAAAGTCATTGAGACCCTCCGTTCGGTTCAATGGCGTGGATCTGCGCGCGCCTCTAAACTTGCAGGGCGACGACCAATCGTCCCGCTTCGGTTTCTTTGGTCTCATCGAGGTGTCCGTCCCGTATCCCCTGATCCGGCAATCGAACGAAGTCGAAATCGCCTTTCCGGATCAAGGTGGCCACGTGAGTTCGGCGACGTTGCTTGTGGGGAAGGCGGACGGGCTCGTAGGGAATCAGGCGGAAGCGCCGGAAGTTTCTTCGGTGCAGCTAATTGGGCGGGATCTTAGGATTGATGTGAGCGCCGCGACGCCTGGCGGCGTGTATGGCGTGGTGAGCGCTCCGGATATCGTGTTGCCGCGCAGGGAATGGTCAGTCGATCCGCAGCGGGTTTTGATGGACGAGAGCGGATCGGGCTTTTTGGAGCGTTCGATAGAGCAAGAGCGCCTCTTCCTTTCGTTCTTCGAATGCCCCGAATGTTTGCCGCCGGCTGGCCCGCCGGAAAGCGTGCAGATCACGAAGAATCGCCCTATGACGCTTGTCGGCATGGAAGAGCCGCTGTCGGCCACGGTAGAACCGACTAACGCCCTAGATCGAGAGATCGAATGGCATTCGAAATCTCCAGAGATCGCGAGGGTCTCCGCTGCGGGAGTCGTCAGTGGCGTAAGCTCGGGCACTGCGCAGATTACGGCAACGGCTGTTCTGGGCGGAGCGTTCGACACGACTTCGGTCGTGGTTGCCGAGCCGGTTGCGCAACCGGGGTTAGCCTTCGATGACGTGGTTGCGTATCAAGAAGGGGTTTACAAGGTAGGGTATGATTTAGACGTCTCGTGCCAGTTCTTTGCAGGAAAAGGAGATTCGGTTGATGCGTCGCTAGGTGGTGTCCGTTTCCTGTTGCGGGAAGTGACATCAGAATGGGCGGTTGTTTCCGACGTGGTAGCGGTGGATACATCCGCTGTTGGCGTAGAGCGGGGAGTAGCGAGCGCAAGTCTGTCGCTAGAAGGTCTCGCGCCGAGTTCCGAATTGCCGGAAGGAAATTTCTACTTCCTGTTTGTTAATTTCGAAACGAGTGGAGGCGAGTCCTTCGATGCAGGTGTCTCTCCGATCCTTGTGGAGCGCTAGCGAGCTTGTACCCTAACTTCCTGGGCATTGGAGTGCCTTTCGCGGTAGTCCCGAGGACTGCAATGGTAGGTTCTGTGAAAGCTTCGATTGAAGTTCGACAGGTTTCTAAACCCGCTGCTGAAGGCTATTTCGACTATCGGCATGTCTGTTTCGATAAGCAAGTGGCAGACATGACCCAGTCGAACATTTGTGAGAAAATCCTGATACGTTTTTCTAGTGCTCTTCTTGAATTGACGGCTGAAATAAGCTGGTGACATGTGAGCTTGTTTTGCCAAGTCTTTATGGGTGAGCTCTTCGTCGAAGTGTTCCAGAATGTACTGGCAAATCCGATGCATACGTTGGGACACGTTTTGATTGATGGAACCGATGAAGCCGGGGCTTGCGAGAATTCGGGGCTTAGGAGCAGCCAAGAGGTGCTCCACCAATTGGAGGAAAGCAATCCAGCGTTGCACGCCGTCAGATTCGCGAATTTTGGCGAGTAGAAAGCGGGCAGTATGAGCAGTATTGTCATCAAAGGAGAGCCCGAGCTTAGCTTGATCGAGCATGTCAGAGAAGGCGGCGAGCTCGGGCGCGGTGTCGATGAAGCCGTGCACGCAGTCGCGAGAGAGGTGCAGCACCTCGGATTCGGCGCCGTTACTCGTGGGAAAGGTGTTGCGGTAGATGTGGGGAAGGTTCTCGCCGATCAGGCAGAGATCGCCGGGATCGAAGGTGCCGACGTGATCGCCAACGATGCGGGTGCCGCTGCTGCGGGTGATGTAGGTCAGTTCGATCTCGGGATGGTAGTGAAACGGGTGGTCGAAGCGCGGTTCGCTGAAGCATCGGCAGATGAACGAATGCCGGGCGGAGGGGATGATTTGCTCGATTTGCGCCTTCATGAAAGAAGAAAAATCTATCGGATGTTGACAGAAATTCCAGATGCAAGTCGCAGAAGGGACAA from Pelagicoccus sp. SDUM812003 harbors:
- a CDS encoding AraC family transcriptional regulator — protein: MKAQIEQIIPSARHSFICRCFSEPRFDHPFHYHPEIELTYITRSSGTRIVGDHVGTFDPGDLCLIGENLPHIYRNTFPTSNGAESEVLHLSRDCVHGFIDTAPELAAFSDMLDQAKLGLSFDDNTAHTARFLLAKIRESDGVQRWIAFLQLVEHLLAAPKPRILASPGFIGSINQNVSQRMHRICQYILEHFDEELTHKDLAKQAHMSPAYFSRQFKKSTRKTYQDFLTNVRLGHVCHLLIETDMPIVEIAFSSGFRNLSNFNRSFHRTYHCSPRDYRERHSNAQEVRVQAR
- a CDS encoding Ig-like domain-containing protein; amino-acid sequence: MQIVSLKLLSLRRKSGDSLARCSARLGLDLTCRLGAAFAAFAVAWVAMPFGMAVDVTLDFGVRRDVGTSSEFDRSKFMVLHANIAEQGLRGEKEKVEYLLNELDLYLGRDNGSIVWYYNQSRQDPDRAGFVDPGFMMEEGERVRREVYGKELEYWHQFESRADVMIGAQYTPFWPGSFTQPATGEGWGPTTAESTGEYMGRFISEFYREPGEPTSEGQPPPRLVEVMNEPLYHFVDEGEETPLEVFEFHNTVAAEIRKFAPEALIGGYTVAFPYYDIEGFQRWRDRDKLFVDVAGANMDFFSLHFYDFDQHWVQGQGYVGPWNFKGGRVEATLDMLEQYSWLALGEVKPMVISEYGSRDHELEQQEWSRERDWIFLKSFTPLMMAFMDRSDRVLKAIPFMLMKAEWSETVYDWRLMRKANELEGQSGEHYVFTDLVKFFELWSEVKGQRALVKDSDPDVKSDLYIDGYKAFLILSNLAPEPKTVDLQLKGLGSSNLVKVRLKHLHAVEGIATLVDEEHDVAFSAFELGSEASAIIEYTLSEPVEPRVTVQERLYYANDYLREIEANAPIRFQYHGVELSDHGYATIRIGIGREHGKSLRPSVRFNGVDLRAPLNLQGDDQSSRFGFFGLIEVSVPYPLIRQSNEVEIAFPDQGGHVSSATLLVGKADGLVGNQAEAPEVSSVQLIGRDLRIDVSAATPGGVYGVVSAPDIVLPRREWSVDPQRVLMDESGSGFLERSIEQERLFLSFFECPECLPPAGPPESVQITKNRPMTLVGMEEPLSATVEPTNALDREIEWHSKSPEIARVSAAGVVSGVSSGTAQITATAVLGGAFDTTSVVVAEPVAQPGLAFDDVVAYQEGVYKVGYDLDVSCQFFAGKGDSVDASLGGVRFLLREVTSEWAVVSDVVAVDTSAVGVERGVASASLSLEGLAPSSELPEGNFYFLFVNFETSGGESFDAGVSPILVER